A stretch of Lactuca sativa cultivar Salinas chromosome 6, Lsat_Salinas_v11, whole genome shotgun sequence DNA encodes these proteins:
- the LOC111898784 gene encoding bidirectional sugar transporter SWEET4 isoform X2, translating to MVSEEAIRTSLGVAGNITAVTLFLSTVPTFFRIWKKGSVEQYSPVPYLASFFNCGLWVLYGMPFVHPHSLLVVTTNGAGVAIELIYLVIFLMFSDTRKRFRVALVMLVEILVCGGLVLLVLTLVHTTHKRSAIVGSISVAANILMYASPLSVMKLVITTKSVEYMPFLLSLFCFSNGLCWFLYALFPFDPFIAVSAKWDWSTTWHSPTPIICNIL from the exons ATGGTTTCTGAAGAAGCTATCCGTACATCACTTGGTGTCGCAG GAAATATCACTGCAGTTACATTGTTCTTGTCAACAGT GCCAACTTTTTTTCGCATATGGAAGAAAGGAAGTGTAGAACAGTATTCACCAGTCCCATATCTGGCATCGTTTTTCAACTGTGGTTTATGGGTGTTGTATGGGATGCCATTCGTGCACCCGCACAGCCTACTTGTGGTCACTACCAATGGAGCTGGGGTTGCAATCGAGTTAATCTACTTAGTCATCTTTCTAATGTTCTCAGACACAAGAAAGAGGTTTAGGGTTGCATTGGTGATGCTAGTTGAGATTTTAGTGTGTGGAGGACTCGTTCTTTTGGTGCTAACCCTAGTGCACACAACGCATAAGCGATCAGCTATTGTTGGTAGCATAAGCGTTGCGGCTAATATCCTCATGTATGCTTCACCGTTATCTGTCATG AAACTGGTGATCACAACCAAAAGCGTGGAGTATATGCCTTTTCTTCTCTCCTTGTTTTGCTTCTCTAATGGACTTTGTTGGTTTTTGTATGCTCTTTTCCCATTTGATCCCTTCATCGCAGTAA GTGCCAAATGGGATTGGAGCACTACTTGGCATTCTCCAACTCCTATTATATGCAACATTCTATAA
- the LOC111898784 gene encoding bidirectional sugar transporter SWEET4 isoform X1, producing MVSEEAIRTSLGVAGNITAVTLFLSTVPTFFRIWKKGSVEQYSPVPYLASFFNCGLWVLYGMPFVHPHSLLVVTTNGAGVAIELIYLVIFLMFSDTRKRFRVALVMLVEILVCGGLVLLVLTLVHTTHKRSAIVGSISVAANILMYASPLSVMKLVITTKSVEYMPFLLSLFCFSNGLCWFLYALFPFDPFIAVPNGIGALLGILQLLLYATFYKSTKQILEARKEKSEMGLAVMEKGNVAQQSHP from the exons ATGGTTTCTGAAGAAGCTATCCGTACATCACTTGGTGTCGCAG GAAATATCACTGCAGTTACATTGTTCTTGTCAACAGT GCCAACTTTTTTTCGCATATGGAAGAAAGGAAGTGTAGAACAGTATTCACCAGTCCCATATCTGGCATCGTTTTTCAACTGTGGTTTATGGGTGTTGTATGGGATGCCATTCGTGCACCCGCACAGCCTACTTGTGGTCACTACCAATGGAGCTGGGGTTGCAATCGAGTTAATCTACTTAGTCATCTTTCTAATGTTCTCAGACACAAGAAAGAGGTTTAGGGTTGCATTGGTGATGCTAGTTGAGATTTTAGTGTGTGGAGGACTCGTTCTTTTGGTGCTAACCCTAGTGCACACAACGCATAAGCGATCAGCTATTGTTGGTAGCATAAGCGTTGCGGCTAATATCCTCATGTATGCTTCACCGTTATCTGTCATG AAACTGGTGATCACAACCAAAAGCGTGGAGTATATGCCTTTTCTTCTCTCCTTGTTTTGCTTCTCTAATGGACTTTGTTGGTTTTTGTATGCTCTTTTCCCATTTGATCCCTTCATCGCA GTGCCAAATGGGATTGGAGCACTACTTGGCATTCTCCAACTCCTATTATATGCAACATTCTATAAATCCACAAAGCAAATATTGGAAGCAAGAAAAGAGAAATCAGAAATGGGTTTAGCTGTGATGGAGAAAGGCAACGTTGCCCAACAAAGCCACCCATAA
- the LOC111898791 gene encoding uncharacterized protein LOC111898791, with protein sequence MNLGEYRSKHQVYSKLGKMNKEVMLFNDLWNNMKRQWKSGESDEVILKKVLKVYQKENLKDFKFLEVWNFLKDNRKWLSSKTSDEHIDSGSKRRRTSKSDHATSDARVQFDLNKDEPVPVSPPSRPMVRDKSKSKGKGKASDLDDLKEIGADMKGIKDRMDKILQIASERELRKQRENDMRILATDTSNMTRAELEVVLAMKEEVKNITSIVANF encoded by the coding sequence ATGAACCTTGGAGAATACCGTTCAAAACATCAAGTGTACTCCAAATTGGGGAAGATGAACAAGGAGGTCATGTTGTTTAATGACTTGTGGAACAACATGAAACGTCAATGGAAAAGTGGAGAAAGCGATGAAGTGATTTTGAAGAAAGTGTTGAAAGTGTATCAAAAAGAAAATCTGAAGGATTTCAAGTTTCTTGAAGTTTGGAATTTCTTGAAAGATAACAGGAAATGGCTGAGTAGCAAAACATCAGACGAGCATATCGATAGTGGGTCAAAACGCAGGAGAACATCTAAGTCCGACCACGCTACATCAGATGCTCGTGTTCAATTTGATTTGAACAAAGATGAACCTGTTCCAGTTTCACCACCTTCCCGACCAATGGTAAGAGACAAATCAAAAAGCAAAGGCAAAGGCAAAGCGTCAGATTTAGATGATTTGAAAGAAATTGGAGCCGACATGAAGGGTATAAAAGACAGAATGGACAAGATTTTGCAAATTGCTTCTGAAAGAGAGCTTCGGAAACAAAGGGAGAACGACATGCGAATACTAGCGACGGACACGTCGAATATGACCAGGGCCGagcttgaagtggttttggcgatGAAGGAGGAAGTGAAAAACATTACGTCAATCGTGGctaatttctag